The proteins below are encoded in one region of Desulfomicrobium apsheronum:
- a CDS encoding PD40 domain-containing protein, which produces MKWSVASGTASILVFCLFALTGQAASGAADDVLVYERQGWIWSCDGEGGKQKRLIRGARPGVSPDGRLIAFFRPSEAGHEDMSDLWIFAPQSGRETRIASSLFAASAPVWSGVGAWLAFLARDARALTSLVVMTADGSVMSTPLREDGEGVGFLCALSVTPEDSLLVHDMVNAYWVDPDGGVLKSVPLAKIMGSRAQGVTSLDSFSVCPTDLTVLVFSHAVSGTPRFESVMHEPSSALSLHDSWVGVGKNMQITPREITAFDPVWSMDGRRIYFVGYRDTQAADAELFRILRVDRFGSGLKELTLGESVSVGSRSAGR; this is translated from the coding sequence ATGAAGTGGTCTGTTGCAAGCGGTACGGCGTCGATTCTTGTTTTCTGTCTTTTTGCGCTGACCGGACAGGCCGCTTCCGGGGCGGCGGACGATGTTCTGGTCTATGAGCGTCAGGGCTGGATCTGGAGCTGCGATGGCGAAGGCGGCAAGCAGAAGCGTCTGATCCGGGGCGCAAGGCCAGGTGTCAGCCCGGACGGACGGCTGATCGCCTTTTTTCGGCCTAGCGAGGCCGGGCATGAGGACATGTCCGACTTGTGGATTTTCGCTCCACAGAGCGGAAGGGAAACGCGGATCGCCTCGTCGCTTTTCGCCGCATCGGCTCCGGTCTGGTCCGGGGTGGGCGCCTGGCTCGCCTTTTTGGCCCGTGACGCCCGCGCGCTCACCAGTCTTGTGGTCATGACCGCCGACGGCTCGGTAATGAGCACTCCCTTGCGGGAGGACGGCGAGGGCGTGGGGTTTCTTTGCGCACTGTCCGTGACGCCGGAAGACTCGCTGCTGGTGCATGACATGGTGAATGCCTACTGGGTGGACCCTGATGGCGGGGTGCTCAAAAGCGTTCCGCTGGCGAAGATCATGGGCTCAAGGGCGCAAGGCGTCACCAGTCTGGACAGCTTCTCGGTTTGTCCGACGGACCTGACGGTGCTGGTCTTCAGCCACGCGGTTTCCGGGACCCCGCGTTTCGAGAGCGTCATGCATGAGCCGAGTTCCGCCCTGTCTCTGCACGACAGCTGGGTCGGCGTGGGCAAGAACATGCAGATCACGCCGCGTGAGATCACCGCCTTTGATCCGGTCTGGTCCATGGACGGTAGGCGAATCTATTTTGTCGGCTACCGGGATACCCAGGCCGCCGATGCGGAGCTGTTCCGGATTTTGCGTGTCGACCGTTTCGGTTCGGGGCTCAAGGAATTGACTCTGGGTGAGAGCGTAAGCGTCGGGTCAAGGTCCGCCGGGCGTTGA
- a CDS encoding substrate-binding periplasmic protein: MISPRNPYRLLLAMLVFLAIPASGRADQVLTGSPLWDGFTSHDGQGLYHDLMRAIYGPGGNTVRHLEVPAKRGLIMVREGTIDTYTCLSDPVDGLELAKEPMYEGEFHAIFRKAAFPFWDGVSSMTNRRLVWRLGYYSPKDFPVPIEFSETTSGIEALERVVRGGADFYVDDRNLITESMRALKTPFDENDYRMESVGFRQYFPVFSTSKRGRELRQIFEEGMRELADQGKLAPIYEKWRLPMPRKYQK, from the coding sequence ATGATCAGCCCCCGAAACCCGTACCGGCTCCTCCTTGCCATGCTCGTTTTCCTGGCGATCCCCGCGTCCGGGCGCGCCGACCAGGTGCTCACCGGGTCCCCGCTCTGGGATGGTTTCACCAGCCACGACGGCCAGGGACTTTACCATGACCTGATGCGCGCCATCTACGGCCCCGGCGGAAATACGGTCCGTCACCTGGAGGTGCCGGCCAAGCGGGGGCTCATCATGGTCCGCGAAGGCACCATCGACACCTACACATGTCTGTCGGACCCCGTGGACGGCCTGGAGTTGGCAAAAGAACCCATGTATGAAGGCGAGTTCCACGCCATCTTCCGCAAGGCCGCCTTCCCCTTCTGGGATGGAGTGTCTTCCATGACGAACAGACGTTTGGTCTGGAGGCTCGGATATTACAGCCCCAAGGATTTCCCGGTGCCTATCGAGTTCAGCGAAACCACCAGCGGAATCGAAGCCCTGGAGCGGGTCGTCCGCGGCGGGGCCGACTTCTACGTCGACGACCGCAACCTCATCACAGAATCCATGCGAGCGCTCAAGACGCCCTTCGATGAAAATGATTACCGCATGGAATCCGTGGGGTTTCGCCAGTATTTCCCCGTCTTCTCCACTTCCAAACGCGGCCGGGAGCTGCGCCAGATCTTTGAAGAGGGCATGCGCGAACTGGCCGATCAGGGCAAACTGGCCCCGATCTACGAAAAATGGCGGCTGCCCATGCCGAGGAAATATCAAAAATAG
- the deoC gene encoding deoxyribose-phosphate aldolase → MQDILNRSGQKMVSLLDLTSLTGVETEADIEALCSRASGPCGQVAAICVFSRHLPWAIAALKRRSLERIGLATVANFPGGDLDPAGTVREIDEALALGATEVDLVFPYRAFLDGREREVKDFLDACRRACPVRLKVILETGVLGSREAIHAVASLAVDHGADFLKTSTGKAAVHATPEAARVMLQVIAQKGTPTGFKASGGLRTMADAQVYLDLAEEIMGKDWIGPHTFRFGASSLLDDILARTNSSESA, encoded by the coding sequence ATGCAGGATATTCTGAATCGATCCGGGCAGAAGATGGTTTCACTTCTGGATCTGACCTCCCTGACCGGCGTCGAAACCGAGGCCGATATCGAGGCGCTTTGCTCCCGGGCGTCCGGACCGTGCGGCCAGGTTGCCGCCATCTGCGTCTTTTCACGCCACCTGCCCTGGGCGATAGCCGCCCTCAAGCGCAGGTCTCTTGAGCGGATCGGTCTGGCCACGGTGGCGAATTTTCCGGGAGGCGATCTCGACCCGGCGGGGACCGTGCGCGAGATCGACGAGGCTCTTGCCCTTGGCGCCACGGAAGTGGACCTTGTCTTCCCTTACCGGGCATTTCTGGATGGCCGCGAGAGGGAGGTGAAAGACTTTCTGGATGCCTGCCGCCGGGCCTGTCCGGTGCGGCTCAAGGTCATTCTCGAGACCGGAGTGCTCGGGAGCCGGGAGGCGATCCATGCGGTCGCCAGCCTGGCCGTGGATCACGGCGCGGATTTTTTGAAGACCTCCACGGGCAAGGCTGCGGTCCACGCCACGCCCGAAGCGGCCCGGGTCATGCTTCAGGTCATCGCCCAAAAGGGCACCCCGACAGGTTTCAAGGCTTCGGGCGGATTGCGTACCATGGCCGATGCCCAGGTCTATCTGGATTTGGCGGAGGAGATCATGGGCAAGGACTGGATCGGTCCGCACACTTTTCGCTTCGGGGCCAGCAGTCTGCTGGATGATATCCTGGCCCGGACGAACTCGTCGGAGAGTGCATGA
- a CDS encoding phosphopentomutase, producing the protein MRRVCLLVLDSLGVGGALDAEQFNDLGADTLGHIATACAQGLADVGRKGPLRLPTLSSLGLGLAAELSTGELPPGLEVSGPVSGKYGCASEISRGKDTPSGHFEMTGAPVLQNWGYFTPDTNSIPKELLDELVARAGLPGVLGNCKASGIEILARLGEEHLRSGRPIVYTSVDSVLQIAAHEEAFGLERLLDVCAIARELADKYRIARVIARPFVGDGGTFSRTGNRRDFSIPAPSPTILDLLTAAGGTVLCVGKVGDIFAHRGVGKSIRAHGHDHLMDATLAAWEGAGDRTLVMTNFVDFDSVHGHRRDVAGYARALESLDARLPELLSRLMPGDLCILTADHGCDPTWPGTDHTRERVPVLAYGPGIVAGSMGVRDSLSDIGASVAHFFGIDGTGHGRSFFAHDELSNLS; encoded by the coding sequence ATGAGGCGGGTCTGCCTGCTTGTGCTCGACTCCCTGGGAGTGGGCGGTGCTTTGGACGCGGAACAATTCAATGACCTTGGCGCAGACACGCTGGGGCACATCGCCACGGCCTGCGCCCAGGGATTGGCCGACGTGGGTCGCAAGGGGCCGCTTCGGCTCCCGACACTTTCTTCGCTGGGGCTGGGATTGGCGGCCGAACTGTCCACGGGTGAGCTTCCTCCCGGCCTTGAGGTGTCCGGACCTGTTTCCGGCAAATATGGATGCGCCTCGGAAATCAGCCGGGGCAAGGACACTCCGAGCGGTCACTTTGAAATGACCGGAGCTCCGGTGCTCCAGAATTGGGGGTATTTCACGCCGGACACGAATTCCATCCCGAAGGAACTGCTGGACGAGCTGGTGGCCCGCGCCGGTCTGCCCGGAGTGCTGGGCAACTGCAAGGCGTCGGGTATCGAGATCCTGGCCCGCCTCGGCGAGGAACATCTGCGCAGCGGCCGTCCCATCGTCTACACATCCGTGGACTCCGTTTTGCAAATCGCGGCCCATGAAGAGGCCTTTGGTCTTGAACGCCTGCTCGATGTTTGCGCCATCGCCCGGGAACTGGCGGACAAATACCGCATCGCCAGGGTAATCGCCCGGCCCTTTGTGGGTGACGGCGGCACGTTCTCGCGTACCGGCAACCGTCGCGATTTCTCCATCCCCGCGCCCTCGCCAACCATCCTTGACCTTCTGACGGCGGCTGGAGGGACGGTCTTGTGTGTTGGCAAGGTCGGAGATATTTTCGCCCATCGGGGAGTAGGCAAGAGCATTCGCGCCCATGGCCACGACCACCTCATGGACGCGACCCTGGCCGCCTGGGAGGGTGCCGGAGACCGGACGCTGGTCATGACGAATTTCGTTGATTTTGATTCGGTTCATGGTCATCGTCGGGATGTGGCCGGGTATGCCCGCGCGCTTGAATCCCTGGATGCCCGTCTGCCCGAACTCTTGTCGCGTCTCATGCCGGGCGACCTGTGCATTTTGACCGCCGACCACGGCTGCGACCCGACCTGGCCCGGCACGGACCATACCCGGGAGCGGGTGCCCGTTCTGGCTTATGGTCCCGGAATTGTCGCCGGATCCATGGGGGTCCGCGACTCGCTGAGTGATATCGGGGCCTCCGTGGCGCATTTTTTCGGCATCGACGGAACCGGACATGGCCGGTCGTTTTTTGCTCACGATGAGCTCTCAAACCTTTCCTAA
- a CDS encoding AI-2E family transporter, producing MTPDCGQGPANLAERIMPALIRILVWGGVFAVVFILRSFFLLLFLTFVFGYIQNRGVNRLQGLIPNRPFRVVLVASIFLGVLITVGVFLVPRAKEQTVLFITELPQYVERLDQELGVLGERYPMIANAIPELGALAEHTTPSLGSSRVAALVQQLFGMIDHPEGQHKVNQLLDLVRGVGGRIAAIASAFLLALLFSFLIVLDLPRLSASVCSLENSKLGFVYREVAGSIQDFAMVLGKALEAQFVIALVNAVLTAIGVSLLGLGSTMAFLTVIVFLCSFIPVLGVFISSVPICLIALQSSGLTTMLLAIVMITVIHLLEGYVLNPRIYGSYMRINPVIVLVILTIGAKLFQIWGLVLGVPICTYIFGHVIQHKEEEPQASLECTREDMPD from the coding sequence ATGACCCCTGATTGCGGCCAAGGACCGGCCAATTTAGCCGAACGGATCATGCCCGCGCTGATCAGAATCCTGGTCTGGGGCGGCGTGTTCGCAGTCGTTTTCATACTGCGTTCCTTCTTTTTGCTTCTCTTTTTGACCTTTGTGTTCGGTTATATCCAGAATCGCGGCGTGAACAGGCTGCAGGGGCTGATTCCGAACCGACCGTTCCGGGTCGTGCTGGTGGCGAGCATATTCCTGGGTGTGCTCATTACCGTGGGAGTGTTTCTGGTGCCTCGGGCCAAGGAGCAGACCGTTCTTTTCATCACCGAGCTTCCCCAATATGTGGAGCGCCTGGACCAGGAACTTGGTGTCCTGGGTGAACGTTATCCCATGATCGCCAATGCCATCCCGGAGCTTGGAGCCCTGGCCGAGCACACCACGCCGAGCCTCGGCAGTTCGAGGGTCGCGGCCCTGGTACAGCAGCTCTTCGGCATGATCGACCATCCCGAAGGGCAGCACAAGGTCAATCAGTTGCTTGATCTGGTGCGCGGCGTGGGTGGCCGGATCGCGGCCATCGCCTCGGCTTTTCTGCTGGCCCTGCTCTTCTCTTTTCTCATAGTTCTCGATCTGCCCCGGCTTTCGGCCAGCGTGTGCTCCCTTGAAAATTCCAAGCTCGGTTTCGTTTATCGCGAGGTGGCCGGCAGCATCCAGGATTTTGCCATGGTCTTGGGCAAGGCCTTGGAGGCGCAGTTCGTCATCGCTTTGGTCAACGCCGTACTCACGGCCATTGGCGTGTCGTTGCTGGGTCTTGGTTCGACCATGGCTTTTTTGACCGTCATCGTCTTTTTGTGCAGCTTCATTCCGGTGTTGGGCGTTTTCATCAGCTCGGTGCCCATCTGCCTCATCGCCCTGCAAAGCTCGGGGCTGACCACCATGCTGCTGGCCATCGTCATGATCACGGTGATTCACCTGCTTGAGGGATACGTGCTCAACCCCAGGATCTATGGCTCCTACATGCGCATAAATCCCGTCATCGTGCTCGTCATTCTGACCATCGGAGCCAAACTGTTCCAGATCTGGGGCCTGGTGCTGGGCGTGCCCATCTGCACCTATATTTTTGGACATGTCATCCAGCACAAGGAAGAGGAGCCCCAAGCCTCCCTTGAATGCACCCGGGAAGACATGCCGGATTGA
- a CDS encoding response regulator transcription factor has translation MENALHIVIVEEPCLSRNVLVKALGSWGYSCEAVEDEDGAWKAALAATVPVLILADWHSDFMGCDEFFWRVRNEQALQGAYLLGGIPRGAVGAIRQCISSGADDYVYRPYDLDEVRVRLHLASKVMGLSPAGGVFPD, from the coding sequence GTGGAAAATGCACTGCACATCGTGATTGTCGAGGAGCCCTGCCTGTCGCGCAATGTTCTGGTCAAGGCGCTCGGGAGCTGGGGCTATTCGTGTGAGGCTGTCGAGGACGAGGATGGAGCCTGGAAAGCTGCCCTGGCCGCGACTGTTCCGGTGCTGATTCTGGCGGACTGGCATTCGGATTTCATGGGCTGTGACGAGTTTTTCTGGCGGGTGCGCAACGAGCAGGCCTTGCAGGGTGCGTATCTGCTGGGCGGAATCCCGCGCGGGGCCGTGGGGGCGATCCGTCAGTGCATTTCCTCCGGAGCCGACGATTACGTCTATCGTCCCTATGACCTCGATGAAGTGCGCGTGCGACTGCATCTGGCATCCAAGGTCATGGGCCTGTCACCGGCAGGGGGCGTTTTTCCGGACTGA